In a single window of the Nitrospinota bacterium genome:
- a CDS encoding universal stress protein, giving the protein MGVYKNFLVALDESDSSHTAFKEIVKLILQDTETESINLTAMTVAPAYTGEYGVMEMDKVWDSVCQPCKAALAYAEQEALSLGLKLKKVCVEGEAFQRIADYANENDCDLIVLGRRGISRLARALMGSITFRVIGYSTRDVLVVPRDSSIGFKNIVLAMDGSKCSNAAAIKAIDVARSYGGKITAVSVVEPSSQKNEETATKAAEGFLAGVLEMAKSAGVPAKSDILKGPVYSAVTDFAALQQADVIIIGSHGRTGLMRLIMGNTAEKIIGHAHCPTLVVR; this is encoded by the coding sequence ATGGGCGTTTACAAAAACTTCCTTGTGGCCCTCGACGAGTCGGACTCCAGCCATACCGCCTTCAAGGAAATCGTAAAACTCATCCTGCAAGACACCGAGACCGAAAGCATAAACCTCACCGCCATGACCGTGGCCCCCGCCTACACCGGCGAATACGGCGTTATGGAGATGGACAAGGTCTGGGACTCTGTATGCCAGCCCTGCAAGGCCGCTTTGGCGTATGCCGAGCAAGAAGCCTTGTCGCTGGGGCTCAAGTTGAAAAAAGTTTGCGTGGAGGGGGAAGCGTTCCAGCGCATAGCCGATTACGCCAACGAGAACGATTGCGATTTGATCGTACTGGGCAGGCGCGGCATTTCAAGGCTGGCCCGGGCGCTTATGGGTAGCATAACCTTCCGCGTGATAGGTTATTCCACCCGGGACGTGCTGGTGGTGCCGAGGGATTCGTCCATAGGTTTCAAAAACATCGTGCTGGCCATGGACGGCTCCAAATGCAGTAACGCCGCCGCCATAAAGGCTATCGACGTGGCCAGATCCTACGGCGGCAAAATCACCGCCGTATCCGTGGTGGAACCTTCCAGCCAGAAAAACGAGGAAACGGCCACCAAAGCCGCGGAAGGTTTTTTGGCCGGTGTGCTGGAAATGGCGAAATCAGCCGGCGTGCCCGCCAAATCCGACATATTAAAAGGCCCGGTTTACTCGGCCGTAACGGATTTCGCCGCATTACAGCAGGCGGACGTGATAATCATAGGCTCCCACGGCAGGACGGGCCTTATGCGGCTTATCATGGGCAACACGGCGGAAAAAATCATCGGCCACGCCCATTGCCCGACCCTGGTGGTGAGATAG